The following proteins are encoded in a genomic region of Dyadobacter sp. UC 10:
- a CDS encoding S8 family serine peptidase, producing the protein MNLINRYLSLVAPLLLALNVSAQNAKPYQLSLKSGVIFPRENLHEILANDAGTSRSAALDEEFYIIQFWQNPDETVRTKLKDAGINLLEYIPDHAFTAVVTGKFDGETMKSAGVRSVISLSAEQKVHPELLSGSLPQHAVKEPGTVDLYLSYPKSFDFEEVAKNLEEHKIQLVSDLLRPYEIVQIRIKQDGILALAGMPWVQYVEAIPAPSEPLNDKSAASTKANVLTSSRLLGYNLTGKGVVVGIGDYGSPFTHRDVSYRIISHDPTATFWHGVHVTGTVAGAGHVNERYQGYAPEASILFRINSSILEGAPASVRDFGMVITSNSHSPSGGAGCGNFGAYASESYVLDRQAFQLPSLEHVFAAGNSGLEPPCEGFPAGFGNVLGKYSPSKNVISVGRTFNDGTVAGPSSKGPVRDGRIKPELIAPGTAIFSTTPTDIYQAASGTSMAAPGVAGGLALLYERYRQLNGGNDPKNALIKALTLNGASDQGLAGPDFSYGFGSLNLLRSVTMLDKGHYFSGHVFHQEAKSHGIVVPPNTALLKVMLYWNDPAPSILSAGKTLVNDLDLNVTIAGSPVLLPIFPRAADPTIAAAAGIDSVNNVEQIVISNPTAGNYALNVKARKIPQEHQEYFVVYDIIEANTYLTYPIGSERLSKGDAINICWESYGHNSGTFSLSYSLNNGDSWVLINSAVPANNRLFTWTVPDATTGSAKIKIVHNESGTQHVSGAFTILGVPVVSFAPVQCPGYAAIRWTAVAGATDYEVMVLEGEKMKSITTINALNYTLTGLSSDSTYYITVRARKDGIPGRRAVAGKRKPDSGTCSGSISDNDLKLERIIAPVHSGRELTSTSLSSSQKISITVRNLDDQPVNQPLKIGFAVGDDGAQIYWETVQTTIAAQGSLDLTFNQTVNFAPPGNYRLRVLVQNPGDIVESNNVVIKTFRQIPNQPVALPVTELVEASPGQQITSHTIGIAGIENFDFSTPDNYARLRTQTKQVATYSGEKGFTLDSDSWGVYESRSNLDATYNLANFDTQNDEIRLSFRYRQHNTYYHSGQQGVLIRGRDTDPWVYAYEYGASQFEEVENGYRLGVIEISDLLKKNGQTFSSSFQIRWSQTAYYPAMTDGFTIDNIRIYKTTSDIGLVKVVPPVTSPCGPYHQPDFSIVLKNNSAETCYNVPVSISVDAGTAEYITVPVVRGNSDTTFTFQFLSTLHTEGMHSLKIQVEKAFDQNKENDLVQIAINTPAAVTSFPYLEDFEHGAGGWQSSGTNSSWQFGHPNSTKVKKAASGQNAWKTNLTGPYHTNETSYLYSPCFRLNAMSAPALSFSMSADLENCAGTNCDQVYIEYSVGAMWIRLGDVGSGTNWYNAQDNNFGIWNIENYTRWHVATIPLPFAYQNEFVQFRFVFKTNAANNREGIAIDDIHIYDLNQDIYNIENESDIANAGQSDGNGWIPLMKNGMILVAVNPHGQNMGNTSAVTYLHQGNVRDNAKQYYLDRSFIFNSSKKTFPNPVGLRLYLTDREIEKLIAAPEKANIDRPGSAYELAVTKYSGVNEDGTISNNAQSAWTFYPVSNVRKVPYGRGYYVEFNTKSFSEFWLAKDYIGTGTALPVELVSFSARKNTSTDGRDHVLLEWSTAAETDFSHFEVQLAVGDEAVRTNAFQPIGQLAGAGGSQITSGYSFPDYNISPGDKRYYRLKMVDKDSSERFSAIRFVHFSPVTEWRIFPNPSSGKFYLDTRSGAQEKVTVNTFDLNGKKILNNTFRPGTHEIDLSSRDIQPGLYFLKVNSPHKEQVFKVLKE; encoded by the coding sequence ATGAATTTGATAAACCGCTACCTCTCGCTTGTTGCGCCGTTATTATTGGCTCTAAATGTGTCAGCGCAAAATGCAAAGCCTTACCAGTTATCGCTAAAAAGCGGTGTGATATTTCCCCGCGAAAACCTGCATGAAATTCTCGCAAACGATGCAGGGACTTCCAGGTCGGCCGCACTGGATGAAGAATTCTATATCATTCAGTTTTGGCAAAACCCTGACGAAACTGTCCGGACGAAACTGAAAGACGCCGGGATCAACCTGCTTGAATACATCCCTGATCATGCTTTTACAGCTGTGGTAACCGGCAAATTCGACGGAGAGACTATGAAGTCGGCAGGTGTGCGGTCGGTTATCAGCCTGTCTGCGGAACAAAAAGTCCACCCCGAACTTTTATCCGGCAGTCTGCCGCAACACGCTGTGAAAGAACCCGGAACGGTAGATTTGTACCTTAGCTACCCCAAATCTTTTGACTTTGAAGAGGTGGCTAAAAATCTGGAAGAGCACAAAATCCAGCTTGTCTCTGATCTGCTGAGGCCTTATGAGATCGTACAGATCCGGATAAAACAGGATGGTATACTTGCGCTGGCCGGGATGCCCTGGGTACAGTACGTTGAAGCAATTCCTGCCCCCTCCGAGCCGCTGAACGATAAAAGCGCAGCAAGTACGAAAGCGAATGTACTGACTTCATCCAGGCTCCTCGGGTACAATCTGACGGGAAAGGGAGTGGTCGTAGGAATCGGCGACTACGGCAGTCCGTTCACGCACAGGGACGTAAGCTACCGCATTATCAGTCATGACCCTACGGCAACTTTCTGGCACGGGGTTCATGTAACAGGTACTGTTGCGGGAGCAGGGCATGTCAACGAACGTTACCAGGGATACGCACCGGAAGCCAGCATTCTTTTCAGGATTAATTCGTCGATACTGGAAGGGGCGCCAGCGTCGGTCCGTGACTTCGGCATGGTGATCACCAGCAACTCGCATTCACCGTCGGGCGGGGCGGGATGCGGCAACTTCGGCGCCTATGCATCAGAATCGTATGTGCTGGACCGGCAGGCATTCCAGCTACCGAGCCTCGAACATGTATTTGCCGCAGGTAACAGCGGGCTGGAACCACCTTGTGAAGGTTTCCCGGCGGGTTTCGGCAACGTGCTGGGGAAGTATTCACCTTCCAAGAACGTAATCAGTGTCGGTCGTACTTTCAATGACGGAACAGTCGCCGGGCCTTCCAGCAAAGGCCCGGTTCGGGACGGAAGGATAAAACCGGAGCTGATAGCACCCGGTACTGCGATATTTTCCACAACTCCCACAGACATTTACCAGGCAGCTTCCGGCACCAGCATGGCAGCACCCGGCGTGGCAGGCGGCCTTGCGTTGCTATATGAACGTTACCGGCAGCTGAACGGCGGAAATGACCCGAAAAATGCGTTGATAAAAGCACTGACCCTGAACGGCGCATCCGATCAGGGACTGGCCGGCCCCGATTTCAGCTACGGATTCGGTAGTCTGAATCTGCTTCGTTCGGTAACCATGCTGGATAAAGGACATTATTTTAGTGGTCACGTTTTTCACCAGGAAGCCAAGTCGCACGGCATCGTTGTTCCGCCCAATACTGCCTTGCTGAAAGTAATGCTGTACTGGAATGATCCCGCCCCTTCCATCCTCAGCGCAGGCAAAACGCTCGTCAACGACCTTGACCTGAATGTAACCATCGCCGGCTCACCAGTACTTCTTCCCATTTTCCCAAGAGCGGCTGACCCCACCATCGCAGCGGCGGCCGGAATTGATTCGGTCAACAATGTGGAGCAGATCGTTATATCCAATCCCACAGCAGGTAACTATGCGCTGAATGTAAAGGCCAGAAAGATACCCCAGGAGCATCAGGAGTATTTTGTAGTATATGATATCATTGAAGCCAATACCTATTTAACATACCCTATCGGATCTGAGCGACTTTCAAAAGGCGATGCGATTAATATTTGCTGGGAATCCTATGGACATAATTCAGGCACTTTCAGCTTGTCTTACTCGCTCAATAACGGCGACTCCTGGGTCCTGATTAATTCCGCGGTGCCAGCCAATAACAGATTGTTTACCTGGACTGTACCCGACGCCACAACCGGCTCGGCGAAAATCAAAATAGTTCATAATGAAAGTGGCACCCAACATGTAAGCGGCGCTTTCACGATCCTTGGGGTGCCTGTTGTTTCATTCGCACCGGTGCAATGTCCGGGTTACGCTGCCATTCGGTGGACGGCCGTAGCAGGCGCTACCGATTACGAGGTAATGGTGCTGGAAGGCGAAAAAATGAAATCCATTACAACTATTAATGCATTGAACTACACTTTAACCGGCCTTTCCAGCGATTCAACTTATTATATCACCGTCAGGGCGCGCAAGGATGGTATTCCCGGAAGAAGAGCCGTTGCGGGCAAACGTAAACCGGACTCAGGTACCTGCTCAGGTTCAATCTCGGATAACGATCTTAAACTTGAACGCATCATTGCACCGGTACATTCTGGCAGGGAACTCACTTCTACCAGCCTTTCTTCATCACAAAAGATCAGTATAACAGTTAGAAATCTCGATGACCAGCCTGTAAACCAACCACTTAAGATTGGTTTCGCGGTGGGCGATGACGGTGCACAAATATATTGGGAAACGGTCCAGACCACTATAGCAGCCCAGGGATCGCTTGATTTGACATTTAACCAAACCGTCAACTTTGCGCCGCCCGGCAATTACCGGTTGCGGGTGCTTGTGCAAAATCCGGGTGATATAGTCGAGAGTAACAATGTAGTAATCAAAACATTCAGACAAATACCAAACCAGCCGGTTGCCCTGCCGGTGACAGAGCTGGTAGAAGCCTCCCCCGGGCAGCAAATTACCTCGCACACGATCGGCATTGCAGGCATTGAAAATTTTGATTTTTCCACACCCGATAACTACGCCCGGCTGCGTACACAAACGAAACAGGTTGCTACCTATTCCGGTGAAAAAGGTTTCACATTGGATTCGGATTCCTGGGGTGTTTACGAAAGCAGGAGTAACCTGGACGCGACTTATAATCTGGCAAATTTTGATACGCAAAACGACGAGATCAGGTTAAGTTTCAGGTACAGGCAGCACAATACTTATTACCACAGCGGGCAACAGGGAGTATTGATCCGTGGCAGGGATACCGATCCATGGGTGTACGCTTACGAATATGGTGCCTCCCAGTTTGAGGAAGTAGAAAATGGTTACCGGCTGGGCGTGATCGAAATCAGTGACCTGTTGAAAAAAAATGGCCAGACGTTTTCTTCCAGCTTTCAGATAAGATGGTCGCAAACCGCCTATTACCCTGCCATGACAGATGGATTTACGATCGACAATATCCGTATCTACAAAACTACCAGCGACATCGGACTTGTGAAGGTAGTACCTCCGGTAACAAGCCCCTGTGGCCCCTACCACCAGCCGGATTTCAGTATAGTTTTAAAAAACAATTCCGCTGAAACCTGTTATAACGTCCCAGTTAGTATTTCGGTCGATGCCGGGACTGCGGAATATATCACGGTCCCGGTTGTACGCGGCAATAGTGATACGACTTTTACCTTTCAGTTCCTGTCGACGCTTCACACCGAAGGTATGCACTCGCTCAAAATACAGGTAGAAAAAGCGTTTGACCAGAATAAAGAGAATGACCTGGTCCAGATTGCGATTAATACACCAGCCGCTGTAACTTCCTTTCCTTATCTGGAAGATTTTGAGCATGGTGCGGGTGGATGGCAGAGTTCCGGCACCAACAGTTCCTGGCAATTCGGACATCCCAATTCGACTAAGGTAAAAAAGGCAGCCAGTGGGCAAAATGCCTGGAAAACCAACCTGACCGGCCCCTATCATACTAACGAGACGTCGTACTTGTATTCTCCCTGTTTCAGACTCAATGCGATGTCCGCCCCTGCGCTCAGTTTCAGCATGTCGGCAGACCTCGAAAATTGCGCGGGTACCAATTGTGACCAGGTGTATATTGAATATAGTGTCGGGGCGATGTGGATCAGGCTCGGTGATGTCGGTTCTGGAACAAACTGGTACAACGCACAAGACAATAACTTCGGGATCTGGAATATAGAAAACTATACCCGCTGGCACGTTGCTACGATCCCGCTCCCGTTTGCTTACCAGAATGAATTCGTTCAATTCCGTTTTGTTTTTAAAACTAATGCAGCCAATAACAGGGAAGGCATTGCAATCGACGATATACATATCTATGACCTGAACCAGGATATCTACAACATTGAAAATGAATCGGATATTGCTAATGCAGGGCAATCGGACGGGAATGGCTGGATTCCTCTAATGAAAAACGGAATGATCCTGGTAGCGGTAAATCCGCACGGCCAGAATATGGGCAACACGTCCGCCGTAACGTACCTGCACCAGGGAAATGTGAGAGATAATGCAAAGCAATATTACCTGGATCGCAGTTTTATCTTCAACTCTTCAAAAAAGACATTCCCAAATCCCGTGGGCCTTCGCCTCTATCTCACCGATCGCGAAATTGAAAAGCTTATTGCTGCCCCGGAAAAGGCTAATATAGACCGTCCTGGCTCTGCCTATGAGCTGGCCGTCACTAAGTATTCAGGAGTTAACGAAGATGGTACGATCTCAAATAATGCGCAGTCCGCGTGGACTTTCTATCCTGTTTCAAATGTCAGAAAAGTGCCATATGGACGGGGATATTATGTTGAATTTAATACCAAAAGTTTTTCGGAATTCTGGCTCGCGAAGGATTACATCGGAACCGGAACGGCGCTGCCTGTGGAGCTGGTCAGCTTTTCAGCCAGAAAAAATACCAGTACGGACGGACGGGATCACGTATTATTGGAATGGTCAACGGCAGCTGAAACCGATTTCAGTCACTTTGAAGTCCAGCTGGCTGTCGGAGACGAGGCTGTGCGGACGAATGCCTTTCAGCCAATCGGGCAGTTGGCTGGTGCGGGTGGTAGTCAGATAACCAGCGGGTATTCGTTCCCTGATTACAACATTAGCCCGGGAGACAAACGGTATTACCGACTAAAAATGGTTGACAAGGACAGTAGTGAACGTTTTTCAGCGATCCGGTTTGTTCATTTTTCCCCCGTTACGGAATGGCGGATATTCCCCAACCCTTCTTCGGGAAAGTTTTACCTCGATACCCGATCCGGTGCGCAGGAAAAGGTAACTGTCAATACATTTGACCTGAATGGGAAAAAGATATTGAATAATACTTTTCGGCCCGGCACGCATGAAATAGATCTTTCGTCCCGCGACATTCAGCCGGGATTATATTTTCTGAAAGTGAATTCTCCTCACAAAGAGCAGGTTTTCAAAGTATTGAAGGAATAG
- a CDS encoding SGNH/GDSL hydrolase family protein, with protein sequence MNKSNWRKSGATNTDTSLSRRRFFRQTGAAIISTTFLTSCEGLIDEVFPKKNNPEGTGGDKPQLDQTLAFFGDSLTIGAGANVPYGTMVGTGLPGRRIVSDGIGGQIARSIAIRQGGETVKLSVEGGKLDGVNPVRIKKLSNEFLSTPINYNTYSRTGTVAGVKCTVTREANEETGEIYTIKADTESTADIADDSEFVLEEPAKLRTATQVLWYGRNNIGRPNAKEDILAALDNSIDYLSEPKRFLVLGVLTAIPENKGTDRYNEVRDINNSLSARYGDAFVSMEPPTEEEMEAISYTPSAEDISDIEKGNFPRGMRPGNADEIHINDKGYEIVANRVIAKLKELKY encoded by the coding sequence ATGAATAAATCCAATTGGCGCAAATCCGGCGCCACGAACACTGATACCTCATTAAGCCGCAGGCGATTTTTTCGCCAAACTGGGGCGGCGATCATTTCCACGACGTTCCTTACTTCCTGTGAAGGACTGATCGATGAAGTCTTCCCGAAAAAGAACAATCCCGAAGGTACGGGAGGAGACAAGCCACAATTGGACCAGACACTCGCGTTTTTTGGCGACAGCCTGACCATCGGCGCAGGGGCGAATGTCCCTTATGGTACGATGGTCGGTACCGGACTTCCCGGGCGACGCATCGTAAGTGACGGCATCGGCGGCCAGATCGCCCGTTCGATAGCGATCAGGCAGGGTGGCGAAACGGTCAAACTATCGGTGGAAGGTGGGAAGCTTGACGGGGTAAATCCGGTTAGAATCAAAAAGTTGAGCAACGAATTTTTATCAACGCCCATCAACTACAACACGTACAGCAGAACCGGCACCGTAGCTGGCGTAAAATGCACGGTTACCCGCGAAGCAAACGAGGAAACAGGCGAGATTTACACCATTAAGGCTGATACCGAGAGTACTGCGGATATTGCCGACGATTCCGAATTTGTGCTGGAAGAACCGGCCAAGCTGCGTACAGCCACGCAAGTCCTGTGGTACGGCCGCAACAATATCGGCCGGCCGAATGCCAAAGAGGATATCCTGGCTGCACTCGACAATTCGATTGATTACCTCTCAGAACCTAAAAGATTTCTGGTGCTCGGGGTGTTGACGGCCATTCCCGAAAACAAAGGGACAGACCGTTACAATGAAGTGAGGGATATTAACAACAGCCTTTCAGCCCGGTATGGTGATGCATTTGTTTCAATGGAACCGCCGACCGAAGAAGAAATGGAGGCCATCAGCTATACACCATCGGCGGAAGACATTTCGGACATTGAAAAAGGAAACTTCCCGCGTGGTATGAGGCCAGGCAATGCGGACGAGATCCATATCAACGACAAAGGCTACGAAATAGTAGCCAACCGCGTGATCGCCAAACTGAAAGAACTGAAATACTAA
- the msrA gene encoding peptide-methionine (S)-S-oxide reductase MsrA encodes MNTEKAILAGGCFWGVEELFRHYPGVISTVVGYTGGDVPNATYRNHGTHAEGIEIVFDPAKLTYRALLEYFFQIHDPTTRNRQGNDIGTSYRSAIFYLDEDQRDVANALIAEMDASGVWPGKIVTEVVPAGDFWNAEVEHQDYLQKHPGGYTCHFERPDWKLN; translated from the coding sequence ATGAATACTGAAAAAGCCATTCTGGCAGGCGGCTGCTTTTGGGGAGTAGAAGAGCTGTTCAGACATTACCCAGGTGTTATTTCGACGGTTGTTGGCTATACGGGCGGCGATGTTCCCAATGCGACGTACCGGAACCATGGAACACATGCCGAAGGAATTGAGATCGTTTTTGATCCCGCAAAACTGACCTACCGCGCACTCCTGGAATATTTCTTCCAGATCCACGATCCGACGACCAGGAACAGACAGGGAAACGACATTGGAACGTCCTATCGCTCTGCTATTTTTTATCTGGATGAAGATCAGCGCGACGTCGCAAATGCACTGATCGCGGAAATGGATGCATCAGGAGTATGGCCAGGCAAGATTGTCACAGAAGTGGTACCGGCCGGCGATTTCTGGAATGCAGAGGTAGAACACCAGGACTATCTGCAAAAACATCCCGGCGGCTACACCTGCCATTTCGAAAGGCCCGACTGGAAATTGAATTGA
- a CDS encoding GDSL-type esterase/lipase family protein gives MDWYEDEVLRVEKEAVKLAYQPETVFYGSSSINLWRTLYADFEDAKPVNLGFGGSTMAACTWFFDRIMTQIGPAKAMVIYAGDNDLGDGRNPMEVCLHYRQLIGQVRQKFGSIPCYYISIKPSLQRWEIISQIRAANRLILDVINGDPDQHYIDVFPAMLDEQGTPSRVLFEQDGLHLSPAGYELWKTRIRKSLNLPLNP, from the coding sequence ATGGATTGGTACGAGGACGAAGTTTTGAGGGTTGAAAAAGAAGCCGTAAAGCTGGCCTACCAGCCTGAAACGGTCTTTTACGGCAGTTCCAGCATTAATTTGTGGAGAACCTTATATGCAGATTTTGAAGATGCAAAGCCAGTAAACCTCGGTTTTGGAGGATCAACGATGGCTGCCTGCACCTGGTTTTTTGACAGGATCATGACGCAGATTGGCCCGGCGAAGGCGATGGTTATTTACGCGGGGGATAACGATCTGGGTGACGGCCGCAACCCGATGGAAGTGTGCCTGCATTACCGTCAGTTAATCGGGCAGGTAAGGCAGAAGTTTGGCAGTATACCGTGCTATTATATCAGTATCAAGCCGAGCCTGCAGCGCTGGGAGATCATCTCACAGATCAGGGCTGCCAACAGACTGATTCTCGACGTCATCAACGGCGATCCCGACCAGCATTATATTGACGTTTTTCCTGCCATGCTGGATGAGCAGGGAACACCTTCCCGCGTCTTGTTCGAACAGGACGGGCTGCACCTGAGCCCCGCAGGTTATGAGCTTTGGAAAACACGGATAAGAAAATCCCTCAACCTGCCACTTAATCCTTAA
- a CDS encoding esterase family protein: MVSAPISLMEREYQKWFSPALNRQMEMLVFGKSGLPVIFFPTRSARFYDLENWKIVDAMRGKIAAGEVQVFCVDSIDQESFYSDIPPQQRVLRHLQYEKYILDEVVHFVRKSDKNAPLTVAGCSLGGFHAVNIGLRHPTIFSKIVGMSARYDLTRALPFFADLFDGYFDENIYFNMPNRFVPGISDADLLRQLKTLDITLVIGQEDPFLSDNEQLSASLHAIGVPHNLYIWNEEAHRPRYWREMVKLYL, from the coding sequence ATGGTAAGCGCACCAATTTCTTTGATGGAACGGGAATATCAGAAATGGTTCAGTCCCGCCCTGAACAGGCAGATGGAAATGCTGGTTTTCGGGAAAAGCGGACTGCCGGTTATTTTCTTTCCTACCAGGTCAGCCCGCTTTTATGACCTGGAAAACTGGAAAATAGTCGACGCTATGCGTGGCAAAATAGCAGCTGGCGAGGTGCAGGTTTTTTGTGTAGATAGTATTGACCAGGAGAGTTTCTACTCGGATATTCCGCCTCAGCAGCGCGTACTCAGGCATTTGCAGTATGAGAAGTATATCCTGGATGAAGTAGTCCACTTTGTAAGAAAGAGCGATAAAAATGCCCCGCTGACCGTAGCAGGATGCAGTCTCGGCGGATTTCACGCGGTTAATATCGGCCTCCGGCATCCTACCATATTCAGCAAGATCGTAGGAATGAGCGCCAGGTACGACCTTACCAGAGCACTGCCGTTTTTCGCCGACCTTTTCGACGGTTATTTCGATGAGAATATTTATTTCAATATGCCCAACCGCTTCGTGCCCGGGATCAGCGATGCCGATTTACTTCGCCAGTTGAAAACGCTGGATATCACGCTGGTAATCGGCCAGGAGGATCCTTTTTTGTCTGATAACGAGCAGTTAAGCGCCTCTCTTCACGCGATCGGCGTGCCACACAACCTTTACATCTGGAATGAGGAAGCCCACCGGCCGCGTTACTGGCGGGAAATGGTGAAGCTTTATCTTTGA
- a CDS encoding TolB-like translocation protein, with amino-acid sequence MNQLRILFAVLLILPNILSGQIVAPESVLYMNQKLPGLTPTVFAPDLISLKDHYEYGSVFSKDGKEFYYAVIINGKPQIRYSRLADSSWTMPETVIGSDKYEYNDPFLSPDQNRLYFISDQAKNGKGDKKDFDIWYLERKKGGWSQMPVNAGPAINTGKNEYYMSFTQSGTMYFSSNGGTDQSTDKNYDIRSSRFSKGAFSPSVKLADAVNTGHYEADVFVSPDEQYVIFCSERPGGLGKGDLYISFRNKSGEWEKAKNMGGVVNSEGYEFCPFVTSDGKYIFFSRDGDIFWLSAKVIDSLR; translated from the coding sequence ATGAACCAGTTACGAATCCTATTTGCAGTATTACTCATTTTGCCGAATATATTGTCCGGGCAGATTGTTGCGCCGGAAAGCGTTCTGTATATGAATCAGAAGCTCCCCGGTTTAACACCAACTGTGTTCGCGCCGGACTTGATTTCTTTAAAGGACCACTATGAATATGGATCGGTATTTTCAAAAGATGGCAAGGAATTCTATTACGCGGTGATTATCAATGGTAAGCCTCAGATCCGGTACAGCCGGCTTGCAGATAGTTCCTGGACCATGCCTGAAACGGTTATTGGCAGCGATAAATACGAATACAATGATCCCTTCCTCTCACCGGATCAAAATCGATTGTATTTTATTTCTGATCAGGCAAAAAACGGAAAGGGTGACAAAAAGGATTTTGATATCTGGTATTTGGAACGAAAAAAGGGCGGTTGGTCGCAGATGCCCGTCAATGCCGGCCCGGCGATCAATACCGGGAAAAATGAATATTATATGTCATTTACACAAAGTGGCACGATGTATTTCTCCTCTAACGGTGGCACCGATCAGTCAACCGACAAAAACTATGATATACGCTCATCCCGTTTTTCAAAGGGTGCGTTTTCACCTTCGGTAAAATTGGCAGATGCTGTTAATACCGGGCATTATGAAGCCGACGTTTTTGTTTCGCCTGACGAGCAGTATGTCATTTTTTGCTCCGAGCGTCCGGGCGGCCTGGGAAAAGGAGACCTTTATATTAGTTTCAGGAACAAAAGCGGCGAGTGGGAAAAAGCAAAAAATATGGGCGGCGTGGTTAATAGTGAAGGCTACGAGTTTTGCCCTTTTGTTACCAGCGACGGCAAATATATATTCTTTTCCCGCGACGGAGATATCTTTTGGCTCTCAGCTAAGGTTATCGATTCATTGAGATAA
- a CDS encoding Rossmann-fold NAD(P)-binding domain-containing protein produces the protein MPALLTIRQNLLNPAKYLLATLLFTTTLSDTLAQTISDTTKHKDIAPDTTINPAARWYAKETIYLVGGNTYIKDGKQLGRKTLLNEFSVSPAGMQLYVRSRRIRNFTMTLSLAGAVGTIISTTSKNRDNLRGLMWTSIGVGVVSSWGTAYANSLRDKAFWTRNYDVMRKMNEMNE, from the coding sequence ATGCCTGCATTACTAACCATTCGTCAGAATTTACTAAACCCCGCGAAATATCTCCTGGCAACATTGCTATTCACAACCACATTATCAGACACGCTGGCGCAAACGATATCCGATACAACAAAGCATAAGGATATTGCTCCCGATACAACGATCAACCCCGCAGCGCGGTGGTATGCAAAAGAAACGATCTACCTGGTTGGTGGTAATACGTACATCAAAGACGGCAAACAACTGGGCAGAAAAACGCTGCTGAACGAGTTTTCTGTTTCTCCCGCAGGAATGCAGCTATATGTACGGTCCAGGCGCATACGGAACTTCACAATGACATTGTCCCTGGCCGGAGCCGTCGGAACAATTATTTCAACTACATCAAAAAACCGGGATAATTTAAGAGGCTTGATGTGGACATCGATCGGCGTTGGTGTCGTATCATCCTGGGGAACCGCGTATGCAAACAGCCTGCGTGACAAGGCTTTCTGGACCAGAAATTATGATGTGATGCGTAAAATGAATGAAATGAATGAATAG
- a CDS encoding DoxX family protein, translated as MKERDMKTAARILLGAGLIYAGISHLTFARREFQAQVPDFVPLIKDDTVVYSGIAEIAMGSALIAAPKRYRETVGKVAGAFFTAVFPGNIAQLVNRRDAFGLDTDKKRFVRLFFQPVLIWWALKSTSDKS; from the coding sequence ATGAAAGAACGGGATATGAAAACAGCGGCGCGGATCTTGCTGGGCGCCGGGCTGATATATGCAGGGATTAGTCATCTTACTTTTGCCAGAAGGGAATTTCAGGCGCAGGTACCGGATTTTGTGCCACTCATAAAGGACGATACCGTAGTTTATTCTGGTATTGCGGAGATAGCGATGGGAAGTGCGCTCATTGCCGCACCGAAGCGATACCGCGAAACGGTAGGGAAGGTTGCAGGTGCTTTTTTTACGGCCGTGTTTCCCGGAAATATTGCCCAGCTGGTGAATCGCCGCGATGCCTTCGGGCTGGATACTGACAAAAAGCGGTTTGTACGGTTATTCTTTCAGCCGGTATTGATCTGGTGGGCACTAAAAAGTACCAGCGATAAATCCTAG